One Homo sapiens chromosome 3, GRCh38.p14 Primary Assembly genomic window carries:
- the IGSF10 gene encoding immunoglobulin superfamily member 10 isoform X6, with amino-acid sequence MSYRTLKLWKRLQVSLKSITPGCKPKRIRLFAHFGAENFSSLRFGHNFPFPGKIFCLCLCHKRTQDLKEELRMKVKGRGITCLLVSFAVICLVATPGGKACPRRCACYMPTEVHCTFRYLTSIPDSIPPNVERINLGYNSLVRLMETDFSGLTKLELLMLHSNGIHTIPDKTFSDLQALQVLKMSYNKVRKLQKDTFYGLRSLTRLHMDHNNIEFINPEVFYGLNFLRLVHLEGNQLTKLHPDTFVSLSYLQIFKISFIKFLYLSDNFLTSLPQEMVSYMPDLDSLYLHGNPWTCDCHLKWLSDWIQEKPDVIKCKKDRSPSSAQQCPLCMNPRTSKGKPLAMVSAAAFQCAKPTIDSSLKSKSLTILEDSSSAFISPQGFMAPFGSLTLNMTDQSGNEANMVCSIQKPSRTSPIAFTEENDYIVLNTSFSTFLVCNIDYGHIQPVWQILALYSDSPLILERSHLLSETPQLYYKYKQVAPKPEDIFTNIEADLRADPSWLMQDQISLQLNRTATTFSTLQIQYSSDAQITLPRAEMRPVKHKWTMISRDNNTKLEHTVLVGGTVGLNCPGQGDPTPHVDWLLADGSKVRAPYVSEDGRILIDKSGKLELQMADSFDTGVYHCISSNYDDADILTYRITVVEPLVEAYQENGIHHTVFIGETLDLPCHSTGIPDASISWVIPGNNVLYQSSRDKKVLNNGTLRILQVTPKDQGYYRCVAANPSGVDFLIFQVSVKMKGQRPLEHDGETEGSGLDESNPIAHLKEPPGAQLRTSALMEAEVGKHTSSTSKRHNYRELTLQRRGDSTHRRFRENRRHFPPSARRIDPQHWAALLEKAKKNAMPDKRENTTVSPPPVVTQLPNIPGEEDDSSGMLALHEEFMVPATKALNLPARTVTADSRTISDSPMTNINYGTEFSPVVNSQILPPEEPTDFKLSTAIKTTAMSKNINPTMSSQIQGTTNQHSSTVFPLLLGATEFQDSDQMGRGREHFQSRPPITVRTMIKDVNVKMLSSTTNKLLLESVNTTNSHQTSVREVSEPRHNHFYSHTTQILSTSTFPSDPHTAAHSQFPIPRNSTVNIPLFRRFGRQRKIGGRGRIISPYRTPVLRRHRYSIFRSTTRGSSEKSTTAFSATVLNVTCLSCLPRERLTTATAALSFPSAAPITFPKADIARVPSEESTTLVQNPLLLLENKPSVEKTTPTIKYFRTEISQVTPTGAVMTYAPTSIPMEKTHKVNASYPRVSSTNEAKRDSVITSSLSGAITKPPMTIIAITRFSRRKIPWQQNFVNNHNPKGRLRNQHKVSLQKSTAVMLPKTSPALPRDKVSPFHFTTLSTSVMQIPSNTLTTAHHTTTKTHNPGSLPTKKELPFPPLNPMLPSIISKDSSTKSIISTQTAIPATTPTFPASVITYETQTERSRAQTIQREQEPQKKNRTDPNISPDQSSGFTTPTAMTPPVLTTAETSVKPSVSAFTHSPPENTTGISSTISFHSRTLNLTDVIEELAQASTQTLKSTIASETTLSSKSHQSTTTRKAIIRHSTIPPFLSSSATLMPVPISPPFTQRAVTDNVATPISGLMTNTVVKLHESSRHNAKPQQLVAEVATSPKVHPNAKFTIGTTHFIYSNLLHSTPMPALTTVKSQNSKLTPSPWAENQFWHKPYSEIAEKGKKPEVSMLATTGLSEATTLVSDWDGQKNTKKSDFDKKPVQEATTSKLLPFDSLSRYIFEKPRIVGGKAASFTIPANSDAFLPCEAVGNPLPTIHWTRVPSGLDLSKRKQNSRVQVLPNGTLSIQRVEIQDRGQYLCSASNLFGTDHLHVTLSVVSYPPRILERRTKEITVHSGSTVELKCRAEDSEV; translated from the exons ATGAGTTATAGAACTTTGAAGCTGTGGAAGCGGCTCCAGGTCTCCCTGAAGAGCATTACTCCTGGCTGTAAGCCAAAAAGAATAAGGCTTTTTGCTCACTTTGGAGCAGAGAACTTTTCCTCCCTCAGGTTTGGACACAATTTTCCATTTCCTGGGAAGATTTTCTGTCTCTGCCTATGTCACAAGAGGACTCAGGACCTGAAAGAAGAGCTCAG GATGAAGGTAAAAGGCAGAGGAATCACCTGCTTGCTGGTCTCCTTTGCTGTGATCTGCCTGGTCGCCACCCCTGGGGGCAAGGCCTGTCCTCGCCGCTGTGCCTGTTATATGCCTACGGAGGTACACTGCACATTTCGGTACCTGACTTCCATCCCAGACAGCATCCCGCCCAATGTGGAACGCATCAATTTAGG atacaaCAGCTTGGTTAGATTGATGGAAACAGATTTTTCTGGCCTGACCAAACTGGAGTTACTCATGCTTCACAGCAATGGCATTCACACAATCCCTGACAAGACCTTCTCAGATTTGCAGGCCTTGCAG gtCTTAAAAATGAGCTATAATAAAGTCCGAAAACTTCAGAAAGATACTTTTTATGGCCTCAGGAGCTTGACACGATTGCACATGGACCACAACAATATTGAGTTTATAAACCCAGAGGTTTTTTATGGGCTCAACTTTCTCCGCCTGGTGCACTTGGAAGGAAATCAGCTCACTAAGCTCCACCCAGATACATTTGTCTCTTTGAGCTACCTCCAGATATTTAAAATCTCTTTCATTAAGTTCCTATACTTGTCTGATAACTTCCTGACCTCCCTCCCTCAAGAGATGGTCTCCTATATGCCTGACCTAGACAGCCTTTACCTGCATGGAAACCCATGGACCTGTGATTGCCATTTAAAGTGGTTGTCTGACTGGATACAGGAGAAGCCAG atgtaataaaatgcaaaaaagataGAAGTCCCTCTAGTGCTCAGCAGTGTCCACTTTGCATGAACCCTAGGACTTCTAAAGGCAAGCCGTTAGCTATGGTCTCAGCTGCAGCTTTCCAGTGTGCCAAGCCAACCATTGACTCATCCCTGAAATCAAAGAGCCTGACTATTCTGGAAGACAGTAGTTCTGCTTTCATCTCTCCCCAAGGTTTCATGGCACCCTTTGGCTCCCTCACTTTGAATATGACAGATCAGTCTGGAAATGAAGCTAACATGGTCTGCAGTATTCAAAAGCCCTCAAGGACATCACCCATTGCATTCACTGAAGAAAATGACTACATCGTGCTAAATActtcattttcaacatttttggtGTGCAACATAGATTACGGTCACATTCAGCCAGTGTGGCAAATTTTGGCTTTGTACAGTGATTCTCCTCTGATACTAGAAAGGAGCCACTTGCTTAGTGAAACACCGCAGCTCTATTACAAATATAAACAGGTGGCTCCTAAGCCTGAAGACATTTTTACCAACATAGAGGCAGATCTCAGAGCAGATCCCTCTTGGTTAATGCAAGACCAAATTTCCTTGCAGCTGAACAGAACTGCCACCACATTCAGTACATTACAGATCCAGTACTCCAGTGATGCTCAAATCACTTTACCAAGAGCAGAGATGAGGCCAGTGAAACACAAATGGACTATGATTTCAAGGGATAACAATACTAAGCTGGAACATACTGTCTTGGTAGGTGGAACCGTTGGCCTGAACTGCCCAGGCCAAGGAGACCCCACCCCACACGTGGATTGGCTTCTAGCTGATGGAAGTAAAGTGAGAGCCCCTTATGTCAGTGAGGATGGACGGATCCTAATAGACAAAAGTGGAAAATTGGAACTCCAGATGGCTGATAGTTTTGACACAGGCGTATATCACTGTATAAGCAGCAATTATGATGATGCAGATATTCTCACCTATAGGATAACTGTGGTAGAACCTTTGGTCGAAGCCTATCAGGAAAATGGGATTCATCACACAGTTTTCATTGGTGAAACACTTGATCTTCCATGCCATTCTACTGGTATCCCAGATGCCTCTATTAGCTGGGTTATTCCAGGAAACAATGTGCTCTATCAGTCATCAAGAGACAAGAAAGTTCTAAACAATGGCACATTAAGAATATTACAGGTCACCCCGAAAGACCAAGGTTATTATCGCTGTGTGGCAGCCAACCCATCAGGGGTTGATTTTTTGATTTTCCAAGTTTCAGTCAAGATGAAAGGACAAAGGCCCTTGGAGCATGATGGAGAAACAGAGGGATCTGGACTTGATGAGTCCAATCCTATTGCTCATCTTAAGGAGCCACCAGGTGCACAACTCCGTACATCTGCTCTgatggaggctgaggttggaaaaCACACCTCAAGCACAAGTAAGAGGCACAACTATCGGGAATTAACACTCCAGCGACGTGGAGATTCAACACATCGACGTTTTAGGGAGAATAGGAGGCATTTCCCTCCCTCTGCTAGGAGAATTGACCCACAACATTGGGCGGCACTGTTGGAGAAAGCTAAAAAGAATGCTATGCCAGACAAGCGAGAAAATACCACAGTGAGCCCACCCCCAGTGGTCACCCAACTCCCAAACATACCTGGTGAAGAAGACGATTCCTCAGGCATGCTCGCTCTACATGAGGAATTTATGGTCCCGGCCACTAAAGCTTTGAACCTTCCAGCAAGGACAGTGACTGCTGACTCCAGAACAATATCTGATAGTCCTATGACAAACATAAATTATGGCACAGAATTCTCTCCTGTTGTGAATTCACAAATACTACCACCTGAAGAACCCACAGATTTCAAACTGTCTACTGCTATTAAAACTACAGCCATGTCAAAGAATATAAACCCAACCATGTCAAGCCAAATACAAGGCACAACCAATCAACATTCATCCACTGTCTTTCCACTGCTACTTGGAGCAACTGAATTTCAGGACTCTGACCagatgggaagaggaagagagcatTTCCAAAGTAGACCCCCAATAACAGTAAGGACTATGATCAAAGATGTCAATGTCAAAATGCTTAGTAGCACCACCAACAAACTATTATTAGAGTCAGTAAATACCACAAATAGTCATCAGACATCTGTAAGAGAAGTGAGTGAACCCAGGCACAATCACTTCTATTCTCACACTACTCAAATACTTAGCACCTCCACGTTCCCTTCAGATCCACACACAGCTGCTCATTCTCAGTTTCCGATCCCTAGAAATAGTACAGTTAACATCCCGCTGTTCAgacgctttgggaggcagaggaaaatTGGCGGAAGGGGGCGGATTATCAGCCCATATAGAACTCCAGTTCTGCGACGGCATAGATACAGCATTTTCAGGTCAACAACCAGAGGTTCTTCTGAAAAAAGCACTACTGCATTCTCAGCCACAGTGCTCAATGTGACATGTCTGTCCTGTCTTCCCAGGGAGAGGCTCACCACTGCCACAGCAGCATTGTCTTTTCCAAGTGCTGCTCCCATCACCTTCCCCAAAGCTGACATTGCTAGAGTCCCATCAGAAGAGTCTACAACTCTAGTCCAGAATCCACTATTACTACTTGAGAACAAACCCAGTGTAGAGAAAACAACACccacaataaaatatttcaggacTGAAATTTCCCAAGTGACTCCAACTGGTGCAGTCATGACATATGCTCCAACATCCATACCCATGGAAAAAACTCACAAAGTAAACGCCAGTTACCCACGTGTGTCTAGCACCAATGAAGCTAAAAGAGATTCAGTGATTACATCGTCACTTTCAGGTGCTATCACCAAGCCACCAATGACTATTATAGCCATTACAAGGTTTTCAAGAAGGAAAATTCCCTGGCAACAGAACTTTGTAAATAACCATAACCCAAAAGGCAGATTAAGGAATCAACATAAAGTTAGTTTACAAAAAAGCACAGCTGTGATGCTTCCTAAAACATCTCCTGCTTTACCCAGAGACAAAGTCTCCCCTTTCCATTTCACCACACTTTCAACAAGTGTGATGCAAATTCCATCTAATACCTTGACTACCGCTCACCACACTACGACCAAAACACACAATCCTGGAAGTCTTCCAACAAAGAAGGAGCTTCCCTTCCCACCCCTTAACCCTATGCTTCCTAGTATTATAAGCAAAGACTCAAGTACAAAAAGCATCATATCAACGCAAACAGCAATACCAGCAACAACTCCTACCTTCCCTGCATCTGTCATCACTTATGAAACCCAAACAGAGAGATCTAGAGCACAAACAATACAAAGAGAACAGGAGCCTCAAAAGAAGAACAGGACTGACCCAAACATCTCTCCAGACCAGAGTTCTGGCTTCACTACACCCACTGCTATGACACCTCCTGTTCTAACCACAGCCGAAACTTCAGTCAAGCCCAGTGTCTCTGCATTCACTCATTCCCCACCAGAAAACACAACTGGGATTTCAAGCACAATCAGTTTTCATTCAAGAACTCTTAATCTGACAGATGTGATTGAAGAACTAGCCCAAGCAAGTACTCAGACTTTGAAGAGCACAATTGCTTCTGAAACAACTTTGTCCAGCAAATCACACCAGAGTACCACAACTAGGAAAGCAATCATTAGACACTCAACCATACCACCATTCTTGAGCAGCAGTGCTACTCTAATGCCAGTTCCCATCTCCCCTCCCTTTACTCAGAGAGCAGTTACTGACAACGTGGCGACTCCCATTTCCGGGCTTATGACAAATACAGTGGTCAAGCTGCACGAATCCTCAAGGCACAATGCTAAACCACAGCAATTAGTAGCAGAGGTTGCAACATCCCCCAAGGTTCACCCAAATGCCAAGTTCACAATTGGAACCACTCACTTCATCTACTCTAATCTGTTACATTCTACTCCCATGCCAGCACTAACAACAGTTAAATCACAGAATTCTAAATTAACTCCATCTCCCTGGGCAGAAAACCAATTTTGGCACAAACCATACTCAGAAATTGCTGAAAAAGGCAAAAAGCCAGAAGTAAGCATGTTGGCTACTACAGGCCTGTCCGAGGCCACCACTCTTGTTTCAGATTGGGATGGACAGAAGAACACAAAGAAGAGTGACTTTGATAAGAAACCAGTTCAAGAAGCAACAACTTCCAAACTCCTTCCCTTTGACTCTTTGTCTAGGTATATATTTGAAAAGCCCAGGATAGTTGGAGGAAAAGCTGCAAGTTTTACTATTCCAGCTAACTCAGATGCCTTTCTTCCCTGTGAAGCTGTTGGAAATCCCCTGCCCACCATTCATTGGACCAGAGTCCCATCAG gaCTTGATTTATCTAAGAGGAAACAGAATAGCAGGGTCCAGGTTCTCCCCAATGGTACCCTGTCCATCCAGAGGGTGGAAATTCAGGACCGCGGACAGTACTTGTGTTCCGCATCCAATCTGTTTGGCACAGACCACCTTCATGTCACCTTGTCTGTGGTTTCCTATCCTCCCAGGATCCTGGAGAGACGTACCAAAGAGATCACAGTTCATTCCGGAAGCACTGTGGAACTGAAGTGCAGAGCAGAAG